In one window of Nocardia brasiliensis DNA:
- a CDS encoding alpha/beta hydrolase: MRFARWRRGTGESGATGAWVKRSALGIATALLVPFGLAAAGNGAIASAAFNPAAFDFWVDSGMGPIKTRIIPARDGNTNRVAYVLDGMRAPEHLNGWEIETNVPQQLADWNINVVMPVGGMSSFYADWNAPSELLGIPAGTGSSSGSGALNILAAGPGKSYRYQWETFLTRDLRNALRDRLGFNPNRNGVFGLSMGGSAALTLAAYHPDQFSFAGSYSGYLNISAPGMREAIRIAMLDAGGYNVDSMAPPWGPQWLRMDPFVFAPNLVRNGTRLWIAAASGLPTAQDGPSFNTLNGMGLEALALANTRAFEVRMATLGGGNAVYSYPAFGIHAWNNWIDEANRMIPDMSANIG, encoded by the coding sequence ATGCGATTTGCCCGCTGGAGACGTGGCACCGGAGAGTCCGGCGCGACCGGTGCGTGGGTCAAGCGATCCGCGCTGGGGATAGCTACGGCACTGCTGGTGCCGTTCGGCCTCGCGGCGGCCGGGAACGGCGCCATCGCCTCGGCGGCGTTCAACCCCGCGGCATTCGACTTCTGGGTCGACTCGGGCATGGGCCCGATCAAGACCCGCATCATCCCGGCCCGCGACGGCAACACCAACCGGGTCGCCTACGTGCTCGACGGCATGCGCGCGCCCGAGCACCTCAACGGCTGGGAGATCGAGACCAACGTCCCCCAGCAGCTGGCGGACTGGAACATCAACGTCGTCATGCCGGTCGGCGGCATGTCCAGCTTCTACGCGGACTGGAACGCGCCGAGCGAGCTGCTCGGCATCCCGGCGGGCACCGGCTCGTCCTCCGGTTCCGGCGCGCTGAACATCCTGGCCGCGGGCCCCGGCAAGAGCTACCGGTACCAGTGGGAGACCTTCCTGACCCGCGACCTGCGCAACGCGCTGCGCGACCGGCTCGGCTTCAACCCGAACCGCAACGGTGTGTTCGGCCTGTCCATGGGCGGCAGCGCCGCGCTGACCCTGGCCGCCTACCACCCGGACCAGTTCAGCTTCGCTGGTTCGTACTCGGGCTACCTGAACATCTCCGCGCCCGGCATGCGTGAGGCGATCCGCATCGCCATGCTCGACGCGGGCGGCTACAACGTCGACTCCATGGCGCCGCCGTGGGGCCCGCAGTGGCTGCGGATGGACCCGTTCGTGTTCGCGCCCAACCTGGTCCGCAACGGCACCAGGCTGTGGATCGCGGCGGCGAGCGGCCTGCCGACGGCGCAGGACGGTCCGAGCTTCAACACATTGAACGGTATGGGCCTCGAAGCGCTGGCACTGGCGAACACGCGCGCCTTCGAGGTCAGGATGGCCACCCTGGGCGGCGGCAACGCCGTCTACTCCTACCCGGCGTTCGGTATCCACGCCTGGAACAACTGGATCGACGAGGCCAACCGCATGATCCCGGATATGTCCGCCAACATCGGCTGA
- a CDS encoding alpha/beta hydrolase has translation MRACGVRGTVAGGSTAARGRWLRRTLLGLAAALALPFGVAVGGLAPAAQAGFDPAGFDFWVDSSMGPIKTRIFRAADGNTRRVVYALDGLRARNDLSGWEIDTDISRVLPSWNINVVMPVGGQSSFYSDWVAPSNTNGQQRPYAWESFLSNNLRWALRDRLGFNPNGNGVFGLSMGGSAALALAAYHPDQFRYAASYSGYLNISAPAMKEGLRLAMLDAGGFNIDAMWGPPWDPRWLRNDPFMFAPLLRANGTRLWIATGNGLNGPRDVINAPIDVYHLGNAMALETIALANTRAFEARLNSLGPSNATFVYTPVGVHSWNYWQDQVFQMLPDLSANLG, from the coding sequence ATGCGAGCATGCGGGGTACGCGGGACGGTTGCCGGAGGGTCCACCGCGGCGCGGGGGCGCTGGTTGCGGCGCACGCTGCTCGGCCTCGCCGCGGCGCTGGCCCTGCCGTTCGGCGTCGCCGTCGGCGGGCTCGCCCCGGCCGCGCAAGCCGGTTTCGATCCGGCCGGCTTCGATTTCTGGGTCGACTCCAGCATGGGCCCGATCAAGACCAGGATCTTCCGGGCCGCCGATGGCAACACCCGCCGGGTGGTCTACGCGCTCGACGGTCTGCGCGCCCGCAATGATCTGAGCGGCTGGGAAATCGACACCGACATCTCGCGGGTGCTGCCGAGCTGGAACATCAACGTGGTGATGCCGGTGGGCGGGCAGTCCAGCTTCTATTCGGATTGGGTCGCGCCGAGCAATACCAACGGTCAACAGCGGCCGTACGCGTGGGAGAGCTTCCTGTCGAACAATCTGCGCTGGGCGCTGCGCGACCGGCTCGGTTTCAACCCGAACGGCAACGGCGTGTTCGGCCTGTCCATGGGCGGTAGCGCCGCGCTCGCGCTGGCCGCTTATCACCCGGACCAGTTTCGCTATGCCGCTTCCTATTCCGGCTATCTGAACATTTCGGCGCCGGCGATGAAAGAGGGCTTGCGTCTGGCCATGCTCGACGCGGGCGGGTTCAACATCGACGCGATGTGGGGTCCGCCATGGGATCCGCGCTGGTTGCGCAACGATCCGTTCATGTTCGCGCCGCTGTTGCGTGCCAACGGAACTCGGCTCTGGATCGCCACCGGCAACGGTCTCAACGGACCGCGGGACGTGATCAACGCGCCGATCGACGTCTACCACCTCGGTAATGCGATGGCACTGGAAACGATCGCCTTGGCCAACACCCGTGCCTTTGAAGCGCGGCTTAACAGCCTCGGCCCGAGCAACGCGACTTTCGTCTACACGCCGGTGGGCGTGCACAGCTGGAACTACTGGCAGGACCAGGTGTTCCAGATGCTGCCCGACCTCAGTGCGAATTTGGGATGA
- a CDS encoding alpha/beta hydrolase, protein MRTESGRRGAPRSWRQRILAIGAAALALPIAAGVAAPIATAAPAHAPVLRAPAGGFEDLMVPSSMGPIKVQVQWAARGGNAALYLLDGLRARDDRNAWSFETNALQQFANDNITLVMPVGGQSSFYTDWYAPSNTNGQKTTYKWETFLTKELPAFLEGYGVSRTNNAVAGLSMGGSGALALAAYHRDQFKFAASYSGYLNISAPGMREAIRIAMLDAGRFNVDSMAAPWSPAWLRMDPFVFAPQLKGLPMYISAASGLPGQYDNPNSAVGVFNTGNAMALEALSLVNTRAFQARLASLGIPARFDFPATGTHSWKYWEGQLFASRNQILDATGAW, encoded by the coding sequence ATGAGAACCGAGTCGGGCCGGCGCGGTGCACCTCGTAGTTGGCGCCAACGAATTCTGGCCATCGGTGCCGCCGCGCTGGCGCTACCGATCGCCGCCGGTGTGGCGGCCCCGATCGCCACGGCGGCGCCGGCGCACGCACCGGTATTGCGTGCCCCCGCAGGCGGCTTCGAAGATCTGATGGTCCCGTCCAGCATGGGCCCGATCAAGGTCCAGGTGCAGTGGGCCGCGCGCGGCGGCAACGCGGCGCTCTACCTGCTCGACGGACTCCGGGCGCGCGACGATCGCAACGCCTGGTCGTTCGAGACGAACGCGCTGCAGCAGTTCGCCAACGACAACATCACCCTGGTCATGCCGGTCGGCGGCCAGTCCAGCTTCTACACGGACTGGTACGCGCCGAGCAACACCAACGGCCAGAAGACCACCTACAAGTGGGAAACCTTCCTGACCAAGGAACTGCCCGCCTTCCTCGAGGGCTACGGCGTCTCGCGCACCAACAACGCGGTGGCCGGCCTGTCGATGGGTGGCAGTGGCGCGCTGGCGCTGGCCGCCTACCACCGCGACCAGTTCAAGTTCGCCGCCTCCTACTCGGGCTACCTGAACATCTCCGCGCCCGGCATGCGTGAGGCGATCCGCATCGCGATGCTCGACGCGGGCCGGTTCAACGTCGACTCGATGGCCGCGCCGTGGAGCCCCGCGTGGCTGCGGATGGACCCGTTCGTGTTCGCGCCGCAGCTCAAGGGCCTGCCGATGTACATCTCGGCGGCCAGCGGCCTGCCGGGCCAGTACGACAACCCGAACTCCGCGGTCGGCGTGTTCAACACCGGTAACGCGATGGCGCTCGAGGCGCTGTCACTGGTGAACACCCGTGCGTTCCAGGCTCGCCTGGCCTCGCTCGGCATCCCGGCCCGGTTCGACTTCCCGGCCACCGGCACCCACTCGTGGAAGTACTGGGAGGGCCAGCTGTTCGCCTCCCGCAACCAGATCCTGGACGCCACCGGCGCCTGGTGA
- a CDS encoding alpha/beta hydrolase-fold protein has protein sequence MVIPLAAGAAPAVAQPAPAPAVDPAPAATVQQVIWLTDRRVALWVNSPSMAAPIQVQLLLARDWATRPDARFPVLYMLDGLRATDDESGWTKDAGAVDFFSDKNVTVVLPIGGQSSFYSDWLQPNNGKTYKWETFLTKELPPLLEGQWRATDVRGMEGLSMGGTAAMFLAARNPGFVKYAASYSGFLTTTTIGMPQAIQFAMRDAGGYDVGAMWGPPSSPEWAAHDPYTQAEKLKGISLYVSSGSGATGPFDQASAIPGVSTNYAGMGLEILSRLTSQNFVTKLGRLAIPAQVNYRASGTHSWPYWDFEMRQSWAQAANALGVDAGKAACGVGGSIAPVAAANAWLGECQSPEYPVAGGVAQDFRSGRVYFSPADGAHPVGGMIGGGYQAAQGPAGPLGLPTGDERGLPDGRGRMQSFQHGALYWTPQTGAQVVRGAILDEWGRQGYEGGPAGYPIAPEVKTPNRDGAVQAFEHGPFYYSAKTGVHRVQGLILDKFAQMGYENSWLGFPATEEQPLKDLGRYTRFEGGNIYWSPLSGAWAVKNGPLMDAWQVLGYENGKLGYPISDEFPVPGGVQQNFQAGYIVVKDGKPEVHGL, from the coding sequence ATGGTCATCCCGCTCGCCGCGGGCGCCGCGCCCGCGGTCGCCCAGCCCGCGCCCGCCCCCGCGGTGGACCCCGCGCCCGCGGCCACCGTGCAGCAGGTGATCTGGCTGACCGACCGCCGGGTCGCGTTATGGGTCAACTCGCCGTCGATGGCCGCCCCCATTCAGGTGCAATTGCTGCTGGCCCGGGACTGGGCCACCCGCCCCGACGCACGGTTCCCGGTGCTGTACATGCTCGATGGCCTGCGCGCCACCGACGACGAGAGCGGCTGGACCAAGGATGCGGGCGCCGTCGATTTCTTCTCGGACAAGAACGTCACCGTCGTGCTGCCGATCGGTGGCCAGTCCAGCTTCTACTCGGACTGGTTGCAGCCCAACAACGGTAAGACCTACAAGTGGGAAACCTTCCTGACCAAGGAATTGCCCCCGCTGCTCGAGGGTCAGTGGCGGGCCACGGACGTCCGTGGCATGGAAGGACTTTCGATGGGTGGCACCGCGGCGATGTTCCTGGCCGCGCGCAACCCGGGCTTCGTCAAGTACGCCGCCTCCTACTCCGGCTTCCTCACCACGACCACCATCGGCATGCCGCAGGCCATCCAGTTCGCCATGCGCGACGCGGGCGGCTACGACGTCGGCGCCATGTGGGGGCCGCCGAGCAGCCCGGAGTGGGCCGCGCACGACCCGTACACCCAGGCCGAAAAGCTGAAGGGCATCTCGCTTTACGTCTCCAGCGGCAGCGGTGCCACCGGTCCGTTCGATCAGGCATCGGCCATCCCCGGCGTGAGCACCAACTACGCGGGCATGGGTCTGGAGATCCTGTCCCGGCTCACCTCGCAGAACTTCGTCACCAAGCTGGGCAGGCTGGCGATTCCCGCGCAGGTGAATTACCGCGCGTCCGGCACACATTCGTGGCCCTACTGGGATTTCGAGATGCGTCAGTCCTGGGCGCAGGCCGCCAACGCGCTCGGCGTCGACGCGGGCAAGGCCGCGTGCGGTGTCGGTGGCTCGATCGCGCCGGTGGCCGCGGCGAACGCCTGGCTCGGCGAGTGCCAGTCCCCGGAGTATCCGGTGGCAGGCGGTGTGGCACAGGACTTCCGGTCCGGCCGCGTCTACTTCTCCCCGGCCGACGGCGCGCATCCGGTCGGCGGCATGATCGGCGGCGGTTACCAGGCCGCGCAGGGGCCGGCCGGTCCGCTCGGCCTGCCGACCGGTGACGAACGCGGGCTCCCGGACGGCCGGGGCCGGATGCAGTCGTTCCAGCACGGCGCGCTCTACTGGACCCCGCAGACCGGCGCCCAGGTGGTGCGCGGCGCGATCCTCGACGAGTGGGGCAGGCAGGGTTACGAGGGTGGCCCAGCGGGTTACCCGATCGCGCCGGAGGTCAAGACGCCGAACCGGGACGGCGCGGTGCAGGCCTTCGAGCACGGCCCGTTCTACTACAGCGCCAAGACCGGAGTGCACCGGGTGCAGGGCCTGATCTTGGACAAGTTCGCCCAAATGGGTTACGAGAACAGCTGGCTCGGCTTCCCGGCCACCGAGGAGCAGCCGTTGAAGGATCTCGGCCGCTACACCCGGTTCGAGGGCGGCAACATCTACTGGAGCCCGCTCTCCGGTGCCTGGGCCGTGAAGAACGGTCCGCTCATGGACGCCTGGCAGGTGCTCGGCTACGAGAACGGCAAACTCGGGTATCCGATCAGCGACGAGTTCCCCGTCCCCGGCGGCGTGCAGCAGAATTTCCAGGCCGGATACATCGTCGTGAAGGACGGCAAGCCGGAGGTGCACGGCCTTTAG
- a CDS encoding DUF732 domain-containing protein, giving the protein MQRTRGKVFGVVVAIAATGLLAACGGNDSTASSTPTLTRTTAATQPPASSTPGDNASQAPAPAPAPAPEPEQAPAPSVAPERPEPIESAPPADTSKLTDKDKKYLDALKQQGVTPSTPDIALSVAGYVCQGIASGASDQDLMTFVTAMAGSDPSFDPAKMPVEKAGQIYVNAAKQSYCQ; this is encoded by the coding sequence ATGCAGAGGACCCGTGGCAAGGTATTCGGCGTTGTCGTGGCGATCGCCGCGACCGGCTTGCTCGCCGCCTGTGGTGGCAACGATTCCACCGCGTCGAGCACGCCGACGCTGACCCGCACCACGGCGGCAACGCAGCCGCCCGCCTCGTCCACCCCCGGTGACAACGCGTCGCAGGCGCCGGCTCCCGCCCCGGCCCCGGCGCCCGAACCCGAGCAGGCACCCGCTCCCTCGGTCGCCCCAGAGCGGCCGGAGCCGATCGAGTCCGCGCCGCCCGCGGACACCTCGAAGCTCACCGACAAGGACAAGAAGTACCTCGACGCGCTCAAGCAGCAGGGCGTGACGCCGTCCACCCCGGACATCGCGCTCAGCGTCGCGGGCTACGTCTGCCAGGGCATCGCCTCCGGCGCGTCCGACCAAGACCTCATGACCTTCGTGACCGCGATGGCCGGTTCCGATCCGTCCTTCGATCCGGCCAAGATGCCGGTGGAGAAGGCCGGGCAGATCTACGTCAACGCCGCTAAGCAGTCGTACTGCCAGTGA
- a CDS encoding cutinase family protein: MSPRRATTSRRSRPAGCLLLIAIPVLIIIVVLLLWYLLAGPLRPPKPGPKPPEEPTSQPADCPDVQMISVPGTWESSSNDDPYNPTANPNSLMLNISAPVAQRFPKERLDVYTVPYVAQFSNPIAIPPDGQQSYNNSRTEGTQNMISAMRATASRCPLTSYVIAGFSQGAVIAGDVANQIAAGNGPVPAKRVLGVTLISDGRRTGDTGPGQAVQIGAVPAGVGAEVALKGLNVPGITMTGPRPGGFGELAERTFTICAQGDLICDAPREALSPWNIMGSVGALVRAAGNPVHALYNGFVVDDNGTTSTQWTVNWANGLIDGAPHPPHS; the protein is encoded by the coding sequence GTGAGTCCCCGCCGCGCGACGACATCCCGCCGGTCTCGGCCTGCGGGATGCCTGCTGCTGATCGCGATCCCGGTGCTGATCATCATCGTGGTGCTGCTGCTGTGGTACCTGCTCGCCGGACCGCTGCGGCCGCCCAAGCCGGGGCCCAAGCCGCCGGAGGAACCCACCTCCCAGCCGGCCGACTGCCCGGACGTGCAGATGATCTCGGTGCCCGGTACCTGGGAGTCCAGCAGCAACGATGACCCGTACAACCCGACGGCGAACCCGAACTCGTTGATGCTCAACATCTCCGCGCCGGTGGCGCAGCGGTTCCCGAAGGAGCGGCTCGACGTCTACACCGTCCCCTACGTCGCGCAGTTCTCCAATCCAATCGCGATTCCGCCGGACGGGCAGCAGTCCTACAACAACAGCCGGACCGAGGGCACGCAGAACATGATCTCGGCGATGCGGGCGACCGCGAGCCGGTGTCCGCTGACCTCCTACGTGATCGCCGGGTTCTCCCAGGGCGCGGTCATCGCCGGCGATGTCGCCAACCAGATCGCCGCGGGCAATGGCCCGGTCCCGGCGAAGCGGGTGCTCGGTGTCACGCTGATCTCCGACGGCCGCCGCACCGGCGACACCGGGCCGGGCCAGGCGGTGCAGATCGGCGCGGTGCCCGCCGGCGTCGGCGCCGAGGTCGCGTTGAAGGGACTGAATGTGCCCGGTATCACGATGACCGGTCCGCGCCCCGGTGGCTTCGGCGAGCTGGCCGAGCGGACGTTCACCATCTGCGCGCAGGGCGATCTGATCTGTGACGCACCGCGAGAGGCGTTGAGCCCGTGGAACATCATGGGCAGCGTCGGCGCGCTGGTGCGCGCGGCGGGCAATCCGGTGCACGCGCTGTACAACGGATTCGTCGTCGACGACAACGGCACCACCTCCACCCAGTGGACCGTGAACTGGGCGAACGGTCTCATCGATGGCGCACCGCACCCGCCGCACTCGTGA
- a CDS encoding LLM class F420-dependent oxidoreductase — protein MTEAAAPAAELTALGTPPRSFRFAAAGEGNKQEGGARKFIQTAQQAEEYGFDSFVVPDHLGDQIGPIAALGALTQATERIRLGTSVLANGFRNPVVLAKDLATIDVLSKGRLEVGLGAGWKQDEFAAAGIPYETPGVRLEKLDEALTILDVLLRGQECTFEGKHYQVHGIKGTPRPRQGPRPPICTGGGGPKMLRLAAKHADIISVVPVTTKHGKGLLSGITMAKTIEKVNLIREAAGDRFADIELNWAITAIVITDDREKTAEMALSAIDRGLHPDLEVDVKLSVEEILESPYVAIGTFEEIAEQIRRVRQLTSMSYVGVFPTQMDAFAPVIPLLRDE, from the coding sequence ATGACAGAAGCCGCCGCCCCGGCCGCTGAGTTGACCGCGCTGGGTACGCCGCCGCGCAGCTTCCGCTTCGCGGCAGCTGGTGAGGGAAACAAACAAGAAGGTGGCGCGCGCAAGTTCATCCAGACGGCGCAGCAGGCCGAGGAGTACGGCTTCGACAGTTTCGTCGTGCCCGACCACCTCGGCGACCAGATCGGCCCGATCGCCGCGCTCGGCGCGCTGACCCAGGCCACCGAACGGATCCGGCTCGGAACCTCGGTGCTGGCCAACGGCTTCCGCAACCCGGTGGTGCTGGCCAAGGATCTGGCCACCATCGACGTGCTGTCCAAGGGTCGGCTCGAGGTCGGCCTCGGCGCCGGCTGGAAGCAGGACGAGTTCGCCGCCGCGGGCATTCCGTACGAGACGCCCGGCGTCCGCCTCGAGAAGCTGGACGAGGCGCTGACCATTCTCGACGTGCTGCTGCGCGGGCAGGAGTGCACCTTCGAGGGCAAGCACTACCAGGTGCACGGCATCAAGGGCACGCCGCGGCCGCGTCAGGGCCCGCGCCCGCCGATCTGTACCGGCGGCGGTGGCCCGAAGATGTTGCGCCTGGCCGCCAAGCACGCCGACATCATCTCCGTCGTCCCGGTGACCACCAAGCACGGTAAAGGCCTCTTGTCGGGCATCACCATGGCGAAGACGATCGAGAAGGTGAACCTGATCCGCGAGGCCGCCGGTGATCGGTTCGCCGATATCGAGCTGAACTGGGCCATCACCGCGATCGTCATCACCGACGATCGCGAGAAGACCGCGGAGATGGCACTTTCCGCGATCGACCGGGGCCTGCACCCGGATCTCGAGGTGGACGTGAAGCTTTCGGTCGAGGAGATCCTCGAGTCGCCCTACGTCGCCATCGGGACGTTCGAGGAAATCGCCGAGCAGATCCGGCGTGTGCGCCAACTCACCTCGATGTCGTATGTCGGGGTGTTTCCCACCCAAATGGACGCATTCGCCCCCGTCATTCCCTTGCTGCGGGACGAGTGA
- the fadD32 gene encoding long-chain-fatty-acid--AMP ligase FadD32: protein MEETFDDYLDETGNIRIPEDHTLVDHVEKHTRNDANTLAYRYIDYSRERDGEAQELTWREFGIRLRAVAARLQQVTNPGDRVAILAPQGLDYVVSFFAAIYAGTISVPLFDPDEPGHTDRLHAVLGDCEPAAILTASSSAAGVRQFFRSLPAAQRPRIIAVDAIPDSVGEGWVRPDIAIDDIAYLQYTSGSTRTPAGVEITHRAVGTNLLQMVNSINLDWNSRGVTWLPLFHDMGLLTVILPAVGGKFITIMSPSAFVRRPYRWIKELAAQSDGAGTFAAAPNFAFEHAAARGLPKNGESLDLSNVIGLINGSEPVTTSSMKKFNEAFAPYGLPKTAIKPCYGMAEATLFVSATKAEDEAKVTWVDRNELNAGRMVKVDPAADNAIAQVSCGYVALSQWAVIVDPETVEADGGRELPDGRVGEIWLHGNNMGIGYWGRPDETAATFQNKVPHRLAEGSHAEGTEPDANWMRTGDYGVYLDGELYITGRVKDLVIVDGRNHYPQDLEFSAQEASKALRPGFVAAFSVPANQLPALVFDQGSHSGLKFDADDGSEQLVIVAERGPGAGKADPLPIADEVRAAVAARHGVTVRDVLLVPAGSIPRTSSGKIARRACKAAYLEGTLRGGYTQQAFPDAPEEE, encoded by the coding sequence ATGGAAGAGACTTTCGACGACTACCTGGACGAGACCGGGAACATCCGAATTCCCGAGGATCACACCCTGGTCGATCACGTCGAGAAGCACACCCGGAACGACGCGAACACTCTGGCGTACCGCTACATCGATTACTCGCGTGAGCGTGATGGTGAGGCCCAGGAACTGACGTGGCGTGAGTTCGGCATTCGGCTGCGCGCGGTGGCCGCTCGACTGCAGCAGGTGACCAACCCGGGTGACCGGGTCGCGATCCTGGCGCCGCAGGGCCTGGATTACGTGGTCTCCTTCTTCGCCGCGATCTACGCGGGCACCATCTCGGTGCCGCTGTTCGACCCGGACGAGCCCGGTCACACCGACCGCCTGCACGCCGTGCTCGGCGACTGCGAGCCCGCCGCCATCCTCACCGCGAGCTCCTCCGCGGCGGGTGTGCGGCAGTTCTTCCGTTCGCTGCCCGCCGCCCAGCGCCCGCGCATCATCGCGGTGGACGCGATTCCGGACAGCGTCGGCGAGGGCTGGGTGCGCCCGGACATCGCCATCGACGACATCGCCTACCTGCAGTACACCTCGGGTTCGACCCGGACCCCCGCCGGTGTGGAGATCACCCACCGCGCGGTCGGCACCAACCTGCTGCAGATGGTCAATTCGATCAACCTGGACTGGAACTCGCGCGGTGTCACCTGGCTGCCCCTGTTCCACGACATGGGCCTGCTCACGGTGATCCTGCCCGCGGTCGGCGGCAAGTTCATCACCATCATGTCGCCGAGCGCGTTCGTGCGACGCCCGTACCGCTGGATCAAGGAACTCGCCGCGCAGTCCGACGGCGCCGGAACCTTCGCCGCGGCACCGAATTTCGCGTTCGAGCACGCCGCGGCGCGTGGCCTGCCGAAGAATGGCGAGTCGCTGGATCTGTCCAACGTGATCGGCCTGATCAACGGCAGCGAGCCGGTGACCACCTCCTCGATGAAGAAGTTCAACGAGGCCTTCGCGCCCTACGGCCTACCCAAGACGGCGATCAAGCCGTGCTACGGCATGGCCGAGGCGACGCTGTTCGTCTCGGCGACCAAGGCCGAGGACGAGGCCAAGGTCACCTGGGTCGATCGCAACGAGCTCAACGCGGGCCGCATGGTCAAGGTCGATCCGGCCGCGGACAACGCCATCGCGCAGGTCTCCTGCGGGTACGTCGCGCTGTCGCAGTGGGCGGTGATCGTCGATCCGGAAACCGTCGAGGCCGACGGCGGCCGGGAACTGCCCGACGGCCGGGTCGGTGAGATCTGGTTGCACGGCAACAACATGGGCATCGGCTACTGGGGACGCCCGGACGAGACCGCGGCCACCTTCCAGAACAAGGTGCCCCACCGCCTCGCCGAGGGCAGCCACGCCGAGGGCACCGAGCCCGACGCCAACTGGATGCGCACCGGCGACTACGGCGTGTACCTCGACGGCGAGCTCTACATCACCGGCCGGGTCAAGGACCTGGTGATCGTCGACGGACGCAACCACTACCCGCAGGACCTCGAGTTCTCCGCGCAGGAGGCATCCAAGGCGCTGCGCCCCGGTTTCGTCGCCGCGTTCTCGGTGCCCGCGAACCAGCTGCCCGCCCTCGTCTTCGACCAGGGCAGCCACTCGGGCCTGAAGTTCGACGCCGACGACGGCTCCGAGCAGCTGGTGATCGTCGCCGAACGCGGCCCAGGGGCGGGCAAGGCCGATCCGCTGCCGATCGCCGACGAGGTGCGGGCCGCGGTGGCCGCGCGCCACGGTGTCACCGTTCGTGACGTACTGCTGGTTCCCGCGGGCTCGATCCCGCGTACCTCCAGCGGCAAGATCGCCCGGCGCGCCTGCAAGGCCGCCTATCTGGAGGGAACACTGCGGGGTGGTTACACCCAGCAGGCATTCCCCGATGCACCCGAGGAAGAATGA